From Candidatus Mycalebacterium zealandia:
CTTTTGACCGCCGCGCAAACCGCTTTGTGGGTGTCCGCAATTTCCCCGGTCGCATCAATGACTTTGATTCTCTCGGGCGAGTTTTCCGCTTCGGACAAAAATCCCGAACGCAGGAGGCTGTAAAAGTTTTTCGTTTCCCTGTCCATTCTGTTGGAGTCTTTGACGGTTTTTTTCCTGTTTTGTAAACGTTGCATGCACTTCTCAATGGGCACATCAAGAAACAGTGTGATGTCCGGCACAACTCCGAGCGCTGACTTTTTTGCCACCGATTTTACAAATTCAAGGTCAATACCCCTTCCGTAGCCCTGATAGACGACCGTTGAGTCAAAGAATCTGTCCGAAATGACGGTTTTCCCTTCGTCCAGAGCAGGTTTTACCACTTTTTGAACATGGTGGATTCTGTCGGCGCAAAACAGAAAAATCTCCGCGAGAGGGTCTATTTTTTTCATCCCCTCCATAAGAATTGTGTTTCTTATGCTTTGCCCTATTTCCCCGCCGTCTCCGGGCTCGTGTGTAAGCGCAGTTTTTTCGCCCTTTTTTTCAAGGCGGTCGTGCAACAACGCGGCTTGCGTTGATTTTCCGCAACCGTCAATTCCCTCAAAAGTGATAAACATAGGACTGATTGGCGGCGCGATACCGTTTAACATTCTTGAAATAACACGCCTTATATGTGAGTATAACTGCTGAATTGCGCCGGTGAGGGGGCGGCAGTAGTGATATGGGGTTTGAGTGTTCCGAAAATGAGATTTTTGACCGTTCGCGTTTGGAGTTTATGGCGCGTGTTGCGGGGCTTAATGCTTCGGAGATTCCGACTCCTGACCCGCAAGTGGCGAGGATTTGCGAAAAAGCCGCCCGCGGAGACGGGATTTCCCCGGGTAACGCCCTGTTTCTCGCCGGAATCGCGGAGCCTCAGATTCCCGTTCTTTTAAGTGCCGCGTCTTTTCTCGCCGTCCGCTCGCACGGCAAAGAACTCACATACTCAAAAAATGTTTTCGTTCCCCTTACACGTCTTTGTAGAAATCACTGCGGATATTGCACTTTCAAGATAGAGCCCGGAGACGCGGAGTTGTTCATACCTCCCGACGAGGTTGATGAAATAGCCCGCAAGGGCGCGGAACTCGGTTGCACGGAGTTGCTTTTCGTTCTCGGAGACAAACCCGAAGCCGTTTACGACGAATACAGGAAAGAACTTGGCGGTCTCGGATGCTCAACAACCGCTGAATATCTCGCCGAGGTGTGCGAGTCCGCCGTGGGGCGCGGGATTTTTCCCCATTCAAACCTCGGTCTTGCCACCAAGGAAGAGCTTTCGCGCCTCAAACAGAGCAATCCGAGTATGGGACTTATGCTTGAGAACATCAGCCCCCGTCTTCTCAAACCCGGAAACGCGCACCACCGTTGCGCGGACAAAGTGCCAAAACTCAGAATGGAAACCATGGAGCGCGCCGGAAACTTGAGAATTCCCTGGACGAGCGGAATCCTTGTTGGCATAGGCGAGACGCGCGCGGAAAGAGTTGACTCGCTTTTCGCTCTCAAAGATTTGTCAGACCGGCTGGGGCATATTCAGGAGATTATAATTCAGAACTTCAGCCCGAAAGACGGCATCGCGATGGAGGGTTTTCCGCCGCCGGATTTTGCCGACATGCTCAAAACGGTCGCGGTCGCGCGTCTTGTATTCGGGGGCGGGATGAACATTCAGGTTCCTCCCAACCTCAACGGCGAAACCTACGCGAATTTCATTCCCGCCGGAATAAACGACCTTGGCGGAGTGTCGCCGCTCACGATTGACTATGTAAATCCCGAAGCCCCGTGGCCTCTGCTTGAAGAGATGAGCACGCAGGTTTCGGCTCTGGGATTTGAACTTAGGGAGCGGCTTCCAGTCTATCCCCAATACATGAACACCGAGTTTCTTGAACCGCAGATGCTTGAAATGGTAAAAGCCCGCGTTGATGAGCGGGGGCTTGTTCCGGAGGCGAATTGAATATGTCCGCTCAGTTGAAAGATTTGATGGATTTGATAAATGACCGGCGCTCTTCCGGGCTTGAGGCGTGTCTCGCGCGCGTGGATTCGGGGCTTGCAAAAATTATAAGCAAGCCGTTTGAGTCAAAAGAGGTTTCGGTTTCCGATGCGGACGCGCTTTTTGCGATTACCGAGCCCGACGAAATTGCCGCCCTTGCAATTGCCGCGGACGATTTGAGAAAAGAGGATGTCGGTGATGTTGTTACGTACGTTGTCAATAGAAACATAAACTTCACAAACATCTGCGACGTTTATTGCGGTTTTTGCAATTTTATGGCGCCCGAAGGCGACGATAAAGCGTATTTCCTCTCAATGGAGGAGATAGCGGCAAAAACAAAAGAGGCGTGGGAAATAGGCGCGACCGAGGTGTGCATGCAGGGCGGAATGCACCCCAAGATTGACGGCAACTACTATGTGGATTTGATAAAGAACGTCAAAAAAGCGGTTCCGGGAATGCACACTCACGCGTTTTCGCCCTACGAAGTCTGGTATGGTGCGCACACTCTCGGCATTGAGGAAACTGATTTTATCAACATGCTCAAAGACGCGGGGCACGACACTTTTCCCGGTACCGCCGCCGAGGTGCTTGTTGAGGAAGTAAGAAAGAAAATCGCTCCGCGCAAAATTCCGACTGAAGTATGGATTCGGGTCGTTGAAAAAATTCACAAAGCCGGCATGAGAACCACCTCAACAATAATGTACGGACATCTTGACGAGCCGCGCCACTGGTCTGTCCACCTCGGAGTTCTGCGCGACATACAGAAGCGCACAGGGGGCTTTACCGAGTTTGTTCCACTGCGTTTTATTCCTTGGGAGACGCGCATTTTTCAGAAATCAAAAGGCAAGGTTCACGAGGGTCCGACGGACTTGCACCAACTTAAAATGTATGCCGTCTCGCGCCTTTTCCTGCGCGGCTGGATAGACAATATTCAGGTGTCGTGGGTGAAGCAGGGACCGGAGTTTGCGCAGTTTTCACTCACCGCCGGAGCCAATGATTTCGGCGGAACGCTTATGGAAGAGCAGATTTCACGAAAAGCGGGCGCGAGTTACGGGCAGTATTTCCCTCCTGAGCAGTTCCGCCGCCTTACGCGTGAAATAGGGCGTATTCCGGCTGAAAGAAATACGGTTTATGGCATTTTGAAAACATTTGACGAAAAGTTCGAAGACACAAGCGCGGATATGCGGAAAAACCTCTGAAATGGCGACCAGAAAATCCATTAACATCAAAGATTTTATGCGCGGTGTTGAGCGGCGCAACCCGTCCGAGCATGAGTTTCACCAAGCCGTAAGGGAGGTTTCGGAATCCCTTGTTCCTTTCATAGCGAAAAATCCGATTTATATGAAAAAACAGATTCTTGAGCGGCTGACCGAGCCGGACAGAATTGTGTCTTTCAGAGTCTGCTGGGAGGATGACGAAGGCAACATCCGCACAAATCGCGGATACAGGGTGCAGTTCAGCGGCGTTATAGGTCCGTACAAGGGCG
This genomic window contains:
- the cofH gene encoding 5-amino-6-(D-ribitylamino)uracil--L-tyrosine 4-hydroxyphenyl transferase CofH gives rise to the protein MDLINDRRSSGLEACLARVDSGLAKIISKPFESKEVSVSDADALFAITEPDEIAALAIAADDLRKEDVGDVVTYVVNRNINFTNICDVYCGFCNFMAPEGDDKAYFLSMEEIAAKTKEAWEIGATEVCMQGGMHPKIDGNYYVDLIKNVKKAVPGMHTHAFSPYEVWYGAHTLGIEETDFINMLKDAGHDTFPGTAAEVLVEEVRKKIAPRKIPTEVWIRVVEKIHKAGMRTTSTIMYGHLDEPRHWSVHLGVLRDIQKRTGGFTEFVPLRFIPWETRIFQKSKGKVHEGPTDLHQLKMYAVSRLFLRGWIDNIQVSWVKQGPEFAQFSLTAGANDFGGTLMEEQISRKAGASYGQYFPPEQFRRLTREIGRIPAERNTVYGILKTFDEKFEDTSADMRKNL
- the cofG gene encoding 7,8-didemethyl-8-hydroxy-5-deazariboflavin synthase CofG, giving the protein MGFECSENEIFDRSRLEFMARVAGLNASEIPTPDPQVARICEKAARGDGISPGNALFLAGIAEPQIPVLLSAASFLAVRSHGKELTYSKNVFVPLTRLCRNHCGYCTFKIEPGDAELFIPPDEVDEIARKGAELGCTELLFVLGDKPEAVYDEYRKELGGLGCSTTAEYLAEVCESAVGRGIFPHSNLGLATKEELSRLKQSNPSMGLMLENISPRLLKPGNAHHRCADKVPKLRMETMERAGNLRIPWTSGILVGIGETRAERVDSLFALKDLSDRLGHIQEIIIQNFSPKDGIAMEGFPPPDFADMLKTVAVARLVFGGGMNIQVPPNLNGETYANFIPAGINDLGGVSPLTIDYVNPEAPWPLLEEMSTQVSALGFELRERLPVYPQYMNTEFLEPQMLEMVKARVDERGLVPEAN
- the tmk gene encoding dTMP kinase produces the protein MLNGIAPPISPMFITFEGIDGCGKSTQAALLHDRLEKKGEKTALTHEPGDGGEIGQSIRNTILMEGMKKIDPLAEIFLFCADRIHHVQKVVKPALDEGKTVISDRFFDSTVVYQGYGRGIDLEFVKSVAKKSALGVVPDITLFLDVPIEKCMQRLQNRKKTVKDSNRMDRETKNFYSLLRSGFLSEAENSPERIKVIDATGEIADTHKAVCAAVKREIG